One window of the Bacillota bacterium genome contains the following:
- the rplQ gene encoding 50S ribosomal protein L17 translates to MKARKLDRRYDHRRWLFRHLATQLILRGRIRTTLAKAKAVRPIAERMVTLGKQGDLHARRQAAAFLTDKGAVRKLFSEVAPKYANRQGGYVRIVKLGPRRGDAAPMSVIELV, encoded by the coding sequence GTGAAGGCTCGTAAACTGGATCGCCGGTACGATCACCGCAGGTGGCTCTTCCGGCACCTTGCGACGCAGCTCATCCTGCGGGGCCGCATCCGCACGACGCTGGCCAAGGCCAAGGCGGTCCGGCCCATCGCCGAGCGCATGGTAACGCTGGGCAAGCAGGGGGACCTGCACGCACGCCGGCAGGCGGCGGCGTTCTTGACCGACAAGGGCGCGGTCCGGAAGCTCTTCAGCGAGGTGGCGCCCAAGTACGCCAACCGGCAGGGCGGCTACGTGCGTATCGTGAAGCTCGGCCCGCGCCGGGGCGACGCGGCGCCGATGTCCGTGATCGAGCTGGTGTAG
- a CDS encoding energy-coupling factor transporter ATPase, with product MDSALIRLEDVHFAYAAGGDSPAVAALNGITVEVLRGEIVAVVGRNGSGKSTLARHLNGLLVPQRGRVLVDGMDTRDPAATWEIRRRVGMIFQNPDNQLVATTVEEDVAFGPENLGVPNPELQQRVTQALETVGMAAYRQHPPHRLSGGQKQRVAIAGVLAMQPACIVADEATSMLDPLGQAEVLQTLQELRRRLNVAVVLITHQMAEATLADRVIVLEQGRIAMEGTPREVLTRTEQLRRLDLDIPPAAAVAERLRRAGLPVPPGLMTPDELVEWLCPSASVT from the coding sequence ATGGACAGCGCTCTCATTCGGCTCGAAGACGTCCACTTTGCGTACGCCGCCGGTGGAGACTCCCCGGCGGTTGCCGCGCTGAACGGGATCACTGTGGAGGTGTTGCGCGGCGAGATCGTGGCGGTGGTGGGGCGAAACGGCTCCGGCAAGTCCACGCTGGCCCGCCACCTCAACGGGCTGCTTGTACCCCAGCGGGGGCGGGTCCTGGTGGACGGGATGGACACGCGCGACCCGGCGGCCACGTGGGAGATCCGGCGCCGGGTCGGCATGATCTTCCAGAACCCGGACAACCAGCTTGTCGCCACCACCGTTGAAGAGGATGTGGCCTTCGGGCCCGAAAACCTCGGCGTCCCGAACCCGGAACTGCAGCAGCGCGTCACGCAGGCGCTGGAGACGGTGGGTATGGCCGCCTACCGCCAGCACCCGCCGCACCGCCTGTCCGGCGGGCAGAAGCAGCGGGTCGCCATCGCCGGGGTACTTGCCATGCAGCCGGCGTGCATCGTGGCCGACGAGGCGACATCCATGCTGGATCCCCTGGGCCAGGCCGAGGTGCTCCAGACCCTGCAGGAGTTGCGCCGGCGCCTGAACGTGGCGGTGGTGCTCATCACCCACCAGATGGCCGAAGCGACGCTGGCCGACCGCGTCATCGTCCTGGAACAGGGCCGTATCGCCATGGAGGGTACACCCCGGGAGGTGTTGACCCGAACGGAGCAGCTGCGCCGGCTCGACCTGGATATCCCTCCGGCCGCGGCCGTGGCCGAGCGCCTGCGGCGCGCCGGCCTGCCCGTCCCGCCCGGCCTCATGACCCCCGACGAACTGGTGGAATGGCTGTGCCCATCAGCGTCCGTCACTTGA
- a CDS encoding energy-coupling factor transporter ATPase → MAVPISVRHLSFTYMPNTPMAVRALSDVSFDVDDGEFVAIIGPTGSGKSTLIQHLNGLIRPRPATVFVDGQDVGDRRTDLRKLRLQVGLVFQYPEYQLFEETVYADIAFGPRSAGLSPEEVDRRVRRSMELVGLRPAEFARRSPFELSGGQRRRAAIAGVLALGCSKLILDEPTAGLDPGGRRELLRLLSRLNRSGMTIVLVTHNMDEVAQVAERALVLSAGRIAVDAPVRELFARHRKLLEEHHLSIPAAVRILHELHARGADVRLDRLTVDEVAGEIARWWKGRATRNGATGGARRAPGLSPEGRAAGAHGDHPRAVRPR, encoded by the coding sequence ATGGCTGTGCCCATCAGCGTCCGTCACTTGAGCTTCACGTACATGCCGAACACCCCGATGGCTGTTCGGGCCCTCTCGGACGTGAGCTTCGACGTGGACGACGGGGAGTTCGTGGCCATCATCGGGCCGACGGGTTCAGGCAAGTCCACGCTCATCCAGCACCTCAACGGCCTGATTCGCCCCCGCCCGGCAACGGTCTTCGTCGACGGCCAGGACGTGGGCGACCGGCGCACCGACCTGCGCAAGCTCCGGCTCCAGGTGGGGCTTGTCTTCCAGTACCCCGAGTACCAGCTCTTCGAGGAGACGGTGTACGCCGACATCGCGTTCGGGCCGCGATCTGCGGGGCTGAGCCCGGAGGAGGTGGACCGGCGGGTCAGGCGGTCCATGGAACTGGTGGGACTGCGCCCGGCCGAGTTCGCGAGGCGCTCCCCCTTCGAGCTCTCCGGCGGCCAGCGGCGGCGAGCCGCGATTGCGGGGGTCCTGGCGCTGGGCTGCTCCAAGCTCATCCTCGACGAACCGACCGCGGGGCTGGACCCCGGAGGCCGGCGGGAGCTCTTGCGGCTGCTGTCGCGGCTGAACCGTTCCGGCATGACCATCGTGCTGGTCACCCACAACATGGACGAGGTGGCGCAGGTGGCTGAGCGCGCGCTCGTGCTGAGCGCCGGGAGGATCGCGGTCGACGCGCCCGTCCGGGAACTCTTTGCGCGCCACCGGAAGCTTCTGGAGGAGCACCACCTGAGCATCCCCGCCGCCGTTCGGATCCTCCACGAACTGCACGCCAGGGGCGCCGACGTGAGGCTTGACCGGCTGACAGTGGACGAGGTGGCGGGCGAAATCGCAAGATGGTGGAAGGGCCGGGCGACGCGCAACGGGGCCACAGGGGGCGCGCGCCGGGCTCCCGGCCTTTCGCCGGAGGGGAGGGCAGCGGGTGCTCACGGAGATCACCCTCGGGCAGTACGTCCCCGGTAG